A stretch of the Solanum dulcamara chromosome 6, daSolDulc1.2, whole genome shotgun sequence genome encodes the following:
- the LOC129893341 gene encoding uncharacterized protein LOC129893341, whose product MDKGATLEAGEGRNSVQLAKSASDKNLDLLRPSARCYSVSKGKAGDAEDREKGKYTLIRDLEDLQTGFYDKPLPCFGCGVGWFSFLLGFLCPLMWYYATILYFGNYYRKDPRERAGLAASAIAAMACSVVLLIIAATLFL is encoded by the exons ATGGACAAGG GTGCTACTCTTGAAGCTGGCGAGGGCAGAAATAGCGTTCAACTCGCGAAATCAGCGTCTGACAAAAATCTTGACCTTTTGAGACCGTCAGCTCGATGTTATTCAGTGTCTAAAG GGAAAGCAGGTGATGCAGAAGATCGTGAGAAGGGAAAGTATACCTTGATTAGAGATCTAGAGGACCTTCAAACAGGGTTCTATGATAAACCTCTTCCTTGCTTTGGTTGTGGAGTTGGATGGTTTTC ATTTCTACTGGGATTTCTATGCCCGTTGATGTGGTATTATGCCACGATACTTTATTTCGGAAACTACTACCGTAAGGATCCTAGAGAACGTGCAGGGCTTGCTGCATCTGCTATTGCT GCAATGGCGTGTTCTGTTGTGTTGCTAATTATAGCTGCAACTCTCTTCTTGTAG